In Labrus mixtus chromosome 11, fLabMix1.1, whole genome shotgun sequence, a single window of DNA contains:
- the LOC132983954 gene encoding C-reactive protein-like, which translates to MKFPLLALMLTSCSASPEDLSGKMFTFPLKTNSAYVRPTTSVHELSAFTVCHRTFTDLKRDHSLFSMATPSNPNAILVFWHSLMQEMEATVMDHPLKLTGLDYKPNMWHSTCTTWDSTSGLLQLWFDGKPLIRKFSISGSRIRGSLIIILGQEQDSHGGGFDLKQSFVGMMSDVHMWDYILSACEIHNYMDDLNYTPGNVLNWNALEYQIFGRVTVEKDQMTCH; encoded by the exons ATGAAGTTTCCGTTGCTGGCGTTGATGCTGACATCATGTTCTGCAAGTCCTGAAG ATCTGTCGGGTAAAATGTTCACCTTCCCTCTGAAAACCAACAGCGCCTATGTGAGGCCGACTACATCTGTGCATGAATTGAGTGCTTTTACCGTCTGTCACAG GACTTTTACAGACCTGAAGAGAGATCACTCCCTTTTCTCAATGGCTACGCCCTCTAATCCAAATGCAATTCTGGTTTTTTGGCATTCATTAATGCAAGAGATGGAGGCCACCGTCATGGACCACCCATTAAAGTTGACAGGGCTGGACTACAAGCCGAACATGTGGCACTCTACTTGTACCACATGGGACTCTACATCTGGACTATTGCAGCTGTGGTTTGATGGAAAACCTTTGATTAGGAAATTCTCCATCTCTGGATCAAGAATCCGAGGCTCCTTAATAATTATATTAGGACAG GAGCAGGATTCACACGGTGGGGGGTTTGACCTCAAGCAATCATTTGTTGGAATGATGTCTGACGTCCACATGTGGGACTACATCCTCTCTGCTTGTGAGATTCACAACTACATGGACGATCTAAACTACACTCCAGGCAATGTGCTCAACTGGAATGCGCTGGAGTATCAGATTTTTGGCAGAGTTACTGTAGAAAAAGACCAGATGACCTGTCactaa
- the LOC132983953 gene encoding C-reactive protein-like, whose protein sequence is MTILLLVVMLASCAALRQDMSGKMFTFPQQTNSAYVKLSTSVQNLSALTVCHRSFTDLKRDHSLFSMSTRTASNAFLTFWDSTNKEMEVHLRERASEYPGLDYKLNMWHSICTTWDSTSGLVQLWFNGQPLTRKFGISGSSTQGPFIIILGQEQDSHGGGFDLKQSFVGMMSDVHMWDYTLSACEIRNYMDDLNYTPGNVLNWRALEYQIFDRVLVDKEEMTCH, encoded by the exons ATGACAATTTTGTTGCTGGTGGTGATGTTGGCATCATGTGCTGCACTTcgtcaag atATGTCAGGTAAAATGTTCACCTTCCCTCAACAAACCAACAGCGCCTATGTAAAGCTGAGCACATCCGTGCAGAATTTGAGTGCTTTAACTGTTTGTCACAG GTCTTTTACAGACCTGAAGAGAGATCACAGCCTTTTCTCAATGTCTACGCGCACTGCTTCAAATGCCTTCCTGACTTTTTGGGATTCAACAAATAAGGAGATGGAGGTCCACCTCAGGGAAAGAGCATCAGAGTATCCAGGGCTGGACTACAAGCTGAACATGTGGCACTCCATTTGTACCACATGGGACTCTACATCTGGactggtgcagctgtggtttaATGGACAACCTTTGACTAGGAAGTTTGGCATCTCTGGATCAAGTACCCAAGGGCCCTTTATCATAATATTAGGACAG GAGCAGGATTCACACGGTGGGGGGTTTGACCTCAAGCAATCGTTTGTTGGAATGATGTCTGACGTCCACATGTGGGACTACACCCTCTCCGCTTGTGAGATTCGCAACTACATGGACGATCTAAACTACACTCCAGGAAATGTGCTCAACTGGAGGGCACTGGAGTATCAGATTTTTGATAGAGTTTTGGTAGATAAAGAAGAAATGACCTGTCACTAA